In one Staphylococcus lutrae genomic region, the following are encoded:
- a CDS encoding site-2 protease family protein, producing the protein MKKIYINIIYNVLFYEILFILLILISYISKNDTLILISNLILIGLLVIIIHELGHFFIGKIQGMSLYMISLVSVIFIKNNFYFSYPVFLAVGATNMYKDNWKEGLKVEKLIWYALGGPTFNVLTIVIVCLFKLIFENFYLDMFLILNIVILVVTLFPFIKGNDGYTFLELLIKKENSNFYKSYLSHSIYTSETLNLYDHQALFFEITDTFKWNVVYLNGVVNGKVMQKSMKQTYNNKYEQNIIDLYLVGLGIKSEQEINFDSISPIYGKCLYYLNIYLQYKEKKYLNLASDHTHEILDEYQINIAENIIKNHKALYDKN; encoded by the coding sequence ATGAAAAAAATATATATTAACATTATTTATAATGTCTTGTTTTACGAAATATTGTTTATATTACTTATCCTTATTTCCTATATTTCTAAGAATGATACACTTATTCTTATTTCTAACCTTATTTTAATTGGCCTATTAGTTATTATAATTCATGAGTTAGGTCATTTTTTCATAGGTAAAATCCAGGGGATGTCACTATACATGATTTCATTAGTATCAGTGATATTCATCAAAAATAACTTTTACTTTTCATATCCTGTATTTTTAGCTGTTGGTGCAACAAATATGTATAAAGACAATTGGAAAGAAGGTTTAAAGGTAGAGAAATTAATATGGTATGCATTAGGAGGTCCTACCTTTAATGTTCTTACTATAGTAATCGTATGCTTATTTAAATTGATTTTTGAGAATTTTTACTTAGATATGTTTCTAATATTAAATATTGTGATTTTGGTTGTCACGTTGTTCCCCTTCATAAAAGGTAATGATGGTTATACTTTTCTAGAGTTATTAATAAAAAAAGAGAATAGCAACTTCTATAAGTCATATTTAAGTCATTCTATATACACGAGTGAGACATTAAACCTATATGATCATCAAGCATTATTTTTCGAGATAACTGATACGTTTAAATGGAATGTTGTTTATTTAAATGGTGTCGTAAATGGTAAAGTAATGCAAAAGTCTATGAAACAGACATATAATAATAAGTATGAACAAAATATTATAGATTTATATTTAGTAGGCTTAGGGATAAAATCGGAACAAGAGATAAATTTTGATTCTATTTCACCCATATATGGAAAGTGTCTTTACTATTTAAATATTTATCTGCAATATAAAGAAAAGAAATATTTGAATCTTGCAAGTGACCATACACATGAAATATTAGATGAATACCAAATCAACATAGCAGAAAATATAATAAAAAATCACAAAGCGCTTTATGATAAAAACTAA